AGCAAAATTTTACAAGCCACCACTAAAATTGTGCATATCTTTCAAAGACTTATAACATAGACTTTGTTgcggaaatatgtgttggaactTGGAAGAgacaacaatcgaaaaaaaaatgtaaaagtaGATGATACTTAACCCATTTTGCACCTACTtgcccaaaaaaataataatttgggaAATTTCTTCTTGGGTGTTTTTCGGCGGTAGCAGTCAACAGAACTGTTTAATGTGGGTCAACGGTATATTCAACTATCCTGTACAAAACTCTTCACGTATATGGGACACACAATCTTAACCGTGTATCAACATCGCTGCATGGTATAAAGACTCTTTTATGTCTTAAAACCCTACGACACTACATCCAAATCTGCTTCTAGCAGGAGGAGAAGAGACCCTAGTAAATCAACACgagcagatttttttttttatttagatctATGATCATCAAATCAAAACCACGGATCAACATTTATAACTTACCTTAGCATGATGATTTCTTCTCTCAATATTTTCACTTGGTTGCTGATGCAATTCTCAGGTATCGTAATGTTTGGAATTGTATTTTCTGGGGTCTTATATTTTACTACAGTTGTTCTTCTCATTAAATCTCTGATTTTCAATTTGATTTCAGAGGCTTCTTCTATTGTTTAGTGGTTTGAACTTTTCATGGTATAGTGGTTGTTGTACGTCCAATTTCTATCCACTACTACAATCTTGCAGGTATGAATTCGTTAGTTTTACTTTTAGATATTCTGGTGGTCTACTTTTTGGTGTAATTATAATATCACTTCGATCTCTTctattttttcttgtattttaaCTTTTCacgtcaagaaaaaataaaatctctTCTAATTTGGATTGATTACTTgattttaattttggtttcaggCTCAGCAACTTATGGCTTCATTATCTTGGTACCTCCAATAATGGCGCAAAGAGTCTGCATTGATATTAGTCAAAAGTCACGGATTTCACAAGAAGATATTATATCAGAAATCAATCTCTTGTAACTAATTCTACATTTTCACAATGCTCAGTAGATGAAAACTGATGTTTTGTTGTCGCTATGACGCATGACCTTTACCAGTTTCTGTGTATATTAACTCTTTGTTCGTTTTGAAGTTTGATCTCTATTTCTTTCTAATCCAGAGAGATGAacaagagaacctgaaaaagcaTATTGGTGGTTTTTCCATTGGTTTTCAATTTGGTTTCAAAATCTTTAATGTTCTTCGTACGGGGCTTTCAACAATGGTGGAAGAATGAGTATGACGCGTGTCTATCcaaataaaatcatatacataagtagaaccaagatttgaagtattaaagtttttttttgatagattTTGAAGCATCAATATTTTAAAGTGACAATTTTCGGAAGCTGCTGCAAATTGAATATCTTCGATTTATTACTTAATGATTTGAATGCACTATCTCAAGATTAGTTACTGAACTTGATTTAATTAATTGCAGTTTTTAGTTAAATGATAAAACAAATGAATTGGTTGTAATTGTCGCCTTTGTAATTTAATGGTTATTCTAGTTGATGGCTTGGATTCCTCCTTCCCAGTTTACGTATGTATAATGCAACTTGGTCTCAAATCTTCCGATTTAACTGTTCTGTAACTCTATGAGCTAGCAATTCAAAATTCCACAATGCTATGGTTTAATAACGACATTAGTCAAGTTCTAATGATCAAAGCTAAAATTAGGTCGGATAAAAAACTTCATTGCTTTAATCATGTCCATTTTATGAATCTTTGGGGTCTCAAATCCTTGTTATCGTAATCAATTATGGTGTTTCCAATTTCTTCGATCGGATTCTGCCTAAATGGATGTTCAATTTTTACATTTTGAACATGGAAGATTACAGGTAgaagaattttcggttttggagtTGCGGCCTGGGTTTGGTCTATTATGGCTACAAACCCAGCTTTGGCcttgcctctttccatacatcATAGTAGACTCAATGTTTGGGCACAGGCGCACAGCACGTGGTGGAAAataagaaacctattttgaggcatactcattttttttgaggcatactcatccgttatattatctagggtgggtttataaggggtgtctaaaggtagtgtaattacctatatatcactaaataatttcaatttgtcatagttcccttatcctcaaaaatttaaaattaaaaatcaaaataaactttaaacttaaacatctaggactccaatttaataaacaaattaatcaaacaaagaaaacacgaatcgaagtgagcgatgttggaatgcgaaatccaaatctcaattgctcttagatgtattttagaatgtatgcgtaacaaacccatcttgtttttgattgatttcattttgtttgatcggtagaatatgatttcaaagatgaaattagggttttcagaagatcagttcgctgatcttgcagtatcaattttgagccgaacttagtgtatgatttagagaaacactatgttcggctaatgcgactttacaatattttcagccgaacctcaattttccagccgaacctagtggatgattcagttttTGAGTGAAGTTCgactgataacttttgagccgaactgttcatcgggtcggcagatctgggttttaaaaattcaattttttggcagattcaacttataaaaggaaattaaatctcgatagaagtttacctctgatttgaatcatacattttggtcacttctaatcactaaaatctcaaaagtcaaaacccaagctttttttcttcacttcttcttcttcctctcaaaaatcccaactctctcacataaatttgatttttctactaattcaccactaataatttaatgtaatcaatccttaaaattcataattaatcaattctaatcataatcatttatactaattatataagggtagttataCCATTATTaaaaatggtggatgaggggtgatgttgttttttatttagtgatcctattttggcattatctagtatgcctcaaaataggtttcgaaAATAAACTTAGGTTAGACTAGGCCTTGTTCTCTAGCACATGTAACCCCAATATCAGGAATCGTCGACCTTGATTCAGTTCTTTTCTGCTAGGTTTTGTTTCCTCAAGCCCATCTGTAAGGACTAAAGGGTTTCGATCTTCCCGTTCTAATCCCCCCACGTGTATCAAAAACACAATCTCAACCGTCTACATGTTTATAAAGACTTTTTACTTGGCTCAAAACCCTATTAACATTCAGACCCTCCTCTTGCAAGTAGTAGAACAGGCAGagagaaaaaccctaaatcaacagTAGATCTGTAAATCTATGATCATCAAATATAAACCATGGATGATATTTCATCAACGCCATCAGCAGCAGCATCAACATTTACAACTTATCTCGATCAGCataatgatttctcctctcatTATTTTGACTTCTTTTTTCTGAGGTATTACAATGTTTGTAAATGTATATCATTTCATCAaactattttacttaattatcttCTTATTGGTGGTCTAATTGGATAAATCTGTTATTCTCATTTaatctttgtttttttctttgatttcagGTATTTCATTCGTGGGATTGGTGGTCATTCTGGTGGGGTATCCATTTATTTGGTGAGACCATCAGTTTTATCAGGTTTGATTTGCTTTCCCCTTTAACTTTCTATTTCAGAGCTTGTGGTGGTGGAATGTACAAATTATGTTTGGTTCTGTTCTACTAGTAGTTTAAACGGTTTTGTTTATTCTGTGAGAAAACATCAGCTTAATTATTTGTATGGTTCTCTAATTTTCATTTTGGTTGTCAGGATCCCTCTGGCGGATATGAGCTTCTTGAATTACTCTAACAACTCCAAAAATCTTGAAACAAAAGTTTTAGATCTCACAAGTTCAATTACATTAAGGAATCCTATATATTCTCTCAGAAGTCTCTTGTCACCAATTTTACATTTTTTTCATTGAGTTATTGTTGTGTCTAATACCTTTCTTTGGTTTTATCATATTATAATTCAAGTTTACAAATTGTGTGTCATATCACAATCTGTATTCAGATTTACAGATTGTGTTTTATCATACTTGTTTCTATTCTAGTATTTGATATCTAAAATCACTTTGTGTTATATGACCCCGTTTGAGTACTTCATCTTCATGTGCGGGAAAATGTAGATAAATTTCCACTTAGTTATCTTTGGAGATAAAATACTGCTGCcgagttcaaatgaaactaaatCACCAAGGGTTTCAAACCATAATTTCAACCATTAGGATTTTCCAACCAGCAAAGTATATCCATGGATAGAAAAAGAACTGATAAATCCATACTGATTAGAATTCATTTTAAACAAGGGTATCGCTTGCCAGGTGTTTGTCATGTCTTACTGCACATACTTGTTGCAGTTGGGCAGAACGGGTAAGGTAGGCTAACACCACATTTGCGGAGGAGTGAGGCAGCGATGCCATAGTTAGTCCACATTTGCTCTCCAAGCACTAGCAAGCAACTTAACGGTCAGTAGCAGCAGCAAGGATATAATTAAGTCCCGCAACACAACAGCTTCCTGGAAGAACAAATCCATTTCGAGAACAGATATATCTTTCATTAACTTTTAAGGCAGATTATATCTGTTACTAACTTGAATGGGGGTCGACATTATACTCTCGACATTATGTATGGAACACACTATCTTAACCATGAAATTGGTCGTCCATCATAATAAGCTGAATAATGATTCATGCAAAGTAGTTGTTCCACATGCATGTCATAGGTATTTTCGTCGGTTATATGCAACCCCAATATCCTTGAGCTTTCTCATTTTTCTCTATGCCAAGGATAATTGATGGCGTTAGATAAAGATCTTAACTCTTGACAACAAGATCAGTGATCACAATTATTTCAGATTTGTTTGGATAGATATTACCCTTCTACAGTATTggattatttagttattttttCCATTGAAGACTTGCACTCTTTGATCCAAGAGGGTCTTGACTCTTGACTACAATAGGGTCCATAATGGCAAAAGCCAGGCAACTCCAATTGATCCAATGAAGCTAATTAAGATCTTGACTCGTGACTTCTAAGTCAACAAACTGTGGCCTACTTTTAATATTGGCCAATGCTATAAATTTGACTATAAGACCAAATGCAGAAGTCATGTACCCCTCGGAGTTAATTTTTCAATCATCCCATTTGAGACCCTAGGTCTATATCAATATGCACAATCTTAGCCGTCTATTAACATCCCTACATACTATATAAAGATCCGGCTTAAAACCCTACTACGTACACTAAATTCTCAGATCTTTCTCTTGCAAGTAGCAGTAGAAGTGAAACTCGGCGGCAGAGAGAAGAACAAGCCTAGTGAATCTACATAATTATCTATTGGTTAGGTCTGTCGTCATGAAATCAATCCATGGTTGAATCACTAACAATTACAACTGATCTCAGCagaatgatttctcctctcagTATTTTAACACCGAATCCTTTTCTCTAACTCTGTTTTCCTATTCTGATTTTGGAGACAATGACCAGAACCTTTAGTATTGCAAAACTATTCTGATGTTggcttctctttttccttttagAAGCAATTTTTGGTGGTGGATGGAGTCACACTACGCAGAGTATCCTCCTAATGTTGAAGCATCCGCTTATTGCATTTACGGTTTGGATAAGGAAATGGTGGAAGCCGATCTTGGTGATTCTCTCGGTGGTAGTACTTTATCTAGTTTCTCCACCTTCTCACAGTTCTTTACTACTGTCTTTTTCATTTTAGATCTTGTTTCTGATCAGATTatgttttttctttatttatttttgttgctCAAACTTGTTTACTTGCTAATTGTGTTATCCATAA
This genomic stretch from Papaver somniferum cultivar HN1 chromosome 5, ASM357369v1, whole genome shotgun sequence harbors:
- the LOC113278170 gene encoding uncharacterized protein LOC113278170, yielding MDDISSTPSAAASTFTTYLDQHNDFSSHYFDFFFLRYFIRGIGGHSGGVSIYLVRPSVLSEAIFGGGWSHTTQSILLMLKHPLIAFTVWIRKWWKPILVILSVVVLYLVSPPSHSSLLLSFSF